atcaaaaataaaaggcaGGCTAggaaactttatttattcagcacagagttataaagtgctttacagggaaaggaaacacattttgttgctGTTCTTTGAAGAGACTGATAATGGAGATGtgtggtttcttttcttttttacctcaTCAAGTGCGTCCTTGATGACAATAAGCACAGGAGAGTCTGTGCCACTGAGTTTTCTGTAGAGGGACTTGAGGCTGGAACCGTGACGGGACGTACTGTACTTTAGCTGCCAGGTGTAACTCACTGTCCGGGGGGGAAGCTCCTTACATAACtgcaaacatgaaaatgaaaagtaaaggAGGGATTGACAATAAAAGTAGGGCCACATCCTGACATTTAAATGCTGAACAGATACGGTAGATAacttgtgtgttcatgtagaagtgtgttttcatgatcCAGAGATTAATTAACATAATTTTTATCCACACAACAATCTGCCTCCTCTGGTTCTGGATCCAGTTGTTCCAGACGTTAAAGTGTAAATGTTTACGAACTGGAGATTTACTGAGAGCTTAATTAGattgtacaatatgtaacttcggccactaggAGGGGTCtttcaaccaaaacaataaaaagaccTAGCttgtcgtgaagcagcgtgggaaGTGTTACTCACCTCTCGAACGTGAGACGCTTCCAAAATGTGGCTGCTCTCTACAATATTACTGAGTCCTTCAGGTTCCCTGTCAATGAGCATGGTCGGCTTGTCCCCGTTCTCCTCCATCAACaccatctgaaaaaaaaaaacctgataaTTTAGTTTGTTCTAGAACATCAAGAATCAAGTATTTCCGACTAAAGTGACTTTcatctttcacacacaaacatatctgTTATCCTCCAGAATTCTCACAAATGCCCAACTAACCCTGGCGAGACCACCCCTCTCTCGTGAGACCGAAGTGAACCCATTTACCTCCCAGTCGTCCCCCGAGCCGCGGTGTCTCTGGaacacctcctcttcttccttgtcctcctcctcctcccctttgtCCTCGATTAGTACAAACTCCTCTTCGTCACGGTCcgcttccccctcctcctcaaccCCCTCTCCCTCAAGTACACACAAGTCCGGTCGACAGTGTGTCAGGTAGGCATACAGCTCATCTgagctgcagggggggggagaagaacGCAGTGGCTCAGAGATGttgaaatgacaaacacacaccgtcAGTGAGTCAACATGCTGAGAAAGATTATTGATGAAGTAACTATAGCTCATAGttataactgtaaaataaataatgaataaagcGAGTTTAGTACAGAATTTtcctttgaaatgaaaaactctGTAATACTCTAAATACATGTAATTACCTCTCCCAAACCTGTCAAATAGTTACTGTGGAGGCCTTTCACTGGGATCATACCTAACTAACTGTTGACTCATTAATTTCTCATAAGCCACCTTTGTTTGTTCACGGTAACGTTAGTGTTTTTATAAAGTTGGTAAGAGAACGGATGGAGCGGGTTAATATACAACAGCAGTGACGAGTTCAAGCCTCACAGGTGAACAGAGTAATGAATGGATGTCAGTTTTGAAGTGAGGTAGAAATGCAAAACAAAGCTGATGACTTATACATGTCAGAACTACACAAACTACATACAGTCGTACGATGGCTTCTGTGGTTCTGAAAATATTACGTGTTACAGTGTTATATTGGGCTTGAGTTCCACACCCGAGCCCAACGTTTTGAACGATTACAGGCACATGCAGAGTAAAAAAGGAAGCAGATAGTCCAGCCAACATGATCGAACCCGACACAAACCAAAAaccatttcaaacattttgtctgAACCCGGCCCGATGAGTCCCAACAGGCTCAGGTCAAGTATCCACACTCTGATGACAACCCACTGTTACATCACTCTTTGGTTTGAGAACTGTCGCTTTAAAGCCtcgagtttggcattttggtTTAATGAGACCAGTAGTAACCTTATTAGGAGAAGCGGGGATTTGAGACTGACTGAGAAATCTcagattctgctgcacagaatGTTCTGTACCCTTTAAAATCTCTGATGATTGGACATCAGATCCACTCTCTGCCATTACTGTACCTTTCTTGTGACAGGGCGAGCCAGGCGTCTCTTCTGGGTAAGGTTTTGGCTGACCCCAGGTGAAGATCTCCCACACCCCGTTTCTTTCCTGCAGACGTGTGAACCCGCAGGCGCACAAACATCAGACTGCCAGCACCACCTGCTGATGGCCTACGAGGCACTGGAAACAaacccaaaaaaacaaaggttgACTCATGCTGTCGGGAATTAATAGAAATAATACACACAGAACATAAATCACGTTCGTACCTGTGTTCTGACTCTTCTCTGTGTCATCAGCCTGCATCAGTTTTGTACTCGCCGCCTCTGGACCTCCACAGCAGAAGGAGGTGGCGCTGCCCAGGACACCCACTCCCAGGCCACCGACCGACGCCTCAGACAGCAGCTCCAGCGGGCAGCGCTCAAGCTCCTCTGCCATGTCTCTGCTCTCGGCCTCCTCATCTCCAGAAACCTCTTTGGTCAGGCTCAGAGCCAGACTGGACAAATCTGAAGAGGCGGTAGACACCAAAGCTGGAACCGACTCCCCCTTGTGGTTTGGGTCGCTGCCTGCTCGGCTTTTGGTAGTTTTCAATTTCTGGAGAAATGTCGTTCCTTTTCTcctaaaaaaagagaagaacaaGAAACGTTGAGATTGACTTCTTATGTAACCTGAGTGCGTGTTTCTGTACTTATACCTTTGTGAtgaccattttaagcatagaccctacagagtgaggacaatttggccggtcctcacttcttcaatgggctgtttgagggttaagacttggtttaaggattaggtttagaattaggtttaggttagggttagagctAGGCATTTAGTTCTGATGGttattatgccaatgagtgtcttcactaagatagaagtacaaatgtgtgtgttgtttaggGGCAGTGGACCGTTGCTGACCTCTGCTGGGAGGCGTTGAAGTGAACGTGTGAGATGTCGGAGAAGAAGGAGACGGATGCCAGATTGTCGACCGAACACGACAGGAGGTACTCCTCACAGCCGTGTTCCTTCACCAGAGGGAGAGTCTTACACGGGTCAAAGAAGATCTTATTAGAAGTCACCAGCAGGATCCCAGAAACGACAccctgagagacagaaaatgtgttagCTGACAGACGTGTATTTCGTTTGTTGTTAcgacaaatgttttttccacCCACCTTGCGATCAGTGATGTAGCGGCAGAAAAGTTTGAGGTAGGGCGTGGCCCCCGGTCCCTCCCCCTGACAGCACTCTGGTGGGAGAGCCAATAAGCAGAGCTGTCCATCAGGCAGCGGTACCGCCTCCACATCCTGTCAGTGTCAAcgaataaaaatacattataataaaatTTGAACCAAAACAATAAGTGAGCTACATCGATAATCAatttttaagcaaaaatatatagatttttatGTGCGACAGTgaagcatagactgtaaatacagaagGACGACACATCTCtaccttcatcttcatcatgcaaaaattaagccaaaatcCATCTCCTCCAACCTCCATcaagggtttatgacctatcccgcagccagccaacagggggcgatcgagattATTTGGCTGGACATTTTGTGAGCGTTCATGTTGTTTCATTATATGCTGTCTATATATATAAGGTTATAAAAGAATATCTTAATTAAATTGACTTGGTCTTTAAGAAATTGAAattttttggtcattttcaGTCGTCAATAAAATTGCTAAATAGAATTTAATCTACACAAAACAATCTTATTTTTccctcttgtgttttctgcttaTTCGCCCTCTACATCATCACAAACATAATTTCTGCCTCCACAGAGCACAGAATGATGTGACAAGTGTTGGATTAATGTTTGGGTTACAGTGTCTTGTTTTGTTGCACGTTTCCATGGCAACGTTCTGTTCATCTGACCAATTATTAAAATTCTtcgtctgttttttttctcaccacaGCGGAGAGGAATCATGTAACTGGAAAAACCTGCACAGTGCAGCTATGAAGATGAACGACCACTACTGTGATCAAATCAGTTTAATTACACGgttaatttatcttttattctTTAGTGGCGTCTTCTTCATATTGTTTCATGTTCAAAATAGTTTTGTTAAAAGCTAAGAGAAGCAAAGAGTTTTACCTTTATTTTCACTTAACATAAGGAGTaatgtgtttgaatttaagCGTCAAATTGTTATTGTCATGTCATGCTATGTAAGGTAAATACAGCTGCTAGTATCACTGCCTTACTTAGGTTGCTATCAAGTTGCATTGTTTGGAGAACAATCATTGGTTATAACTTGATCTATTACAGTTAGAGGTCAATATATTATTTAACCTTAATCCACAGGAGTGGtcggtcagtcagtcagtcagtcagtcagtcagccagccagccagtcagtcagtcagtcagccagccagccagccagccagtcagtcagtcagtcagtcagtcgtCCCAGACGTGGGAAATTAAGTTTCACATAAAatattcacaataaaaaacaacagcgTCACAGCAAACAGTACACATCATTAGACAACAACAAGAGTAAGAACAAGGATATTATCATGAAACATTGACTGTTAGTAAAGAGCTGGGTTAACAGCGGGATCATGTGATGGCAGGTACCATGATTTTGCCGAAGCGTTGCACTTTACTGAGCCTGTGCCCTGATGCCTTAATGTTATGTTGAAGTGGtaggtgagtgagtgagtgatggcgAGTGCTGTAAACGTTGGGATGTGAGTAATGGCTTTAGAATTGAGCTCAGAGAGATTGAGATCTTTCAttttggcagcagcagtgtggatTTTATGTGTTGGTTCTGTCTGGTTAGTTACAGAAACAGGTGGAGCAGTAACGCAGGAAGGGTTGGACGATCGTTCACgtaagtaaaagtaccaataccACAGTTTCAAAATATTCCATTACAAAGTCCTGAATGTGAAAAATCCCTCTCAAGTCAAAGTGTTATTGGCAAAATGTACATAAGACATACAAGTTCTTGTTGTGCAGTAAAATGGCCTCAGTGATTGATGTATTATTACACATTTCATCATTAGGTTATTAAAACCAATGTGTAGGCAGGAGTTTATTGGTGGAGTAAGTTTTTACCATTTTATTTACGGTTAAGTAGTTTAGCAGTTCCCAACCTAAGGTCCTTTCATAGAACCACAACATGAATCTGAGGGGTCGTCAGATAATTAACGGAGCAGAAAACAAGACAAGCTACACAAACAAACGTTTCTCTAATctt
The sequence above is drawn from the Hippoglossus hippoglossus isolate fHipHip1 chromosome 22, fHipHip1.pri, whole genome shotgun sequence genome and encodes:
- the si:ch211-15d5.11 gene encoding nuclear receptor coactivator 7 isoform X2, with protein sequence MAQSVRRPEILGAADNEPKRDKSRSSYFGNVKSRLGSKLPPGVSQPPQFAKRPWETQPQARVMQEAIVRGQRQHQAIVGRPLNHIPHIRNPKLRQYYLQGTSWDLNNPAVKQQHMAELSDDSRSSRGLHGDTVFSISSQFSSNGSSSADSNVSSASAALITRELVAAKGRNTNSTEDRGSSTPELDSGSGPKEKPQGETDVDCLDPHPAPPLSPSPEAEYDKLLDVEAVPLPDGQLCLLALPPECCQGEGPGATPYLKLFCRYITDRKGVVSGILLVTSNKIFFDPCKTLPLVKEHGCEEYLLSCSVDNLASVSFFSDISHVHFNASQQRRKGTTFLQKLKTTKSRAGSDPNHKGESVPALVSTASSDLSSLALSLTKEVSGDEEAESRDMAEELERCPLELLSEASVGGLGVGVLGSATSFCCGGPEAASTKLMQADDTEKSQNTVPRRPSAGGAGSLMFVRLRVHTSAGKKRGVGDLHLGSAKTLPRRDAWLALSQESSDELYAYLTHCRPDLCVLEGEGVEEEGEADRDEEEFVLIEDKGEEEEDKEEEEVFQRHRGSGDDWEMVLMEENGDKPTMLIDREPEGLSNIVESSHILEASHVRELCKELPPRTVSYTWQLKYSTSRHGSSLKSLYRKLSGTDSPVLIVIKDALDEIFGAFLSHPLRPSEKFYGTGETFLFMLHPRFKCFRWTGENSFFIKGDLDSFAIGGGSGHFGLWVDENLYLGRSSPCYTFNNCCLSETDDFRVMELEVWTFN
- the si:ch211-15d5.11 gene encoding nuclear receptor coactivator 7 isoform X1 — encoded protein: MAQSVRRPEILGAADNEPKRDKSRSSYFGNVKSRLGSKLPPGVSQPPQFAKRPWETQPQARVMQEAIVRGQRQHQAIVGRPLNHIPHIRNPKLRQYYLQGTSWDLNNPAVKQQHMAELSDDSRSSRGLHGDTVFSISSQFSSNGSSSADSNVSSASAALITREQLVAAKGRNTNSTEDRGSSTPELDSGSGPKEKPQGETDVDCLDPHPAPPLSPSPEAEYDKLLDVEAVPLPDGQLCLLALPPECCQGEGPGATPYLKLFCRYITDRKGVVSGILLVTSNKIFFDPCKTLPLVKEHGCEEYLLSCSVDNLASVSFFSDISHVHFNASQQRRKGTTFLQKLKTTKSRAGSDPNHKGESVPALVSTASSDLSSLALSLTKEVSGDEEAESRDMAEELERCPLELLSEASVGGLGVGVLGSATSFCCGGPEAASTKLMQADDTEKSQNTVPRRPSAGGAGSLMFVRLRVHTSAGKKRGVGDLHLGSAKTLPRRDAWLALSQESSDELYAYLTHCRPDLCVLEGEGVEEEGEADRDEEEFVLIEDKGEEEEDKEEEEVFQRHRGSGDDWEMVLMEENGDKPTMLIDREPEGLSNIVESSHILEASHVRELCKELPPRTVSYTWQLKYSTSRHGSSLKSLYRKLSGTDSPVLIVIKDALDEIFGAFLSHPLRPSEKFYGTGETFLFMLHPRFKCFRWTGENSFFIKGDLDSFAIGGGSGHFGLWVDENLYLGRSSPCYTFNNCCLSETDDFRVMELEVWTFN
- the si:ch211-15d5.11 gene encoding oxidation resistance protein 1 isoform X4 codes for the protein MVWIEFDKERPRFRAACQSRHSRFCGTMGKQSLLQSLFHKYSCRNLYSDVNSKGLHGDTVFSISSQFSSNGSSSADSNVSSASAALITRELVAAKGRNTNSTEDRGSSTPELDSGSGPKEKPQGETDVDCLDPHPAPPLSPSPEAEYDKLLDVEAVPLPDGQLCLLALPPECCQGEGPGATPYLKLFCRYITDRKGVVSGILLVTSNKIFFDPCKTLPLVKEHGCEEYLLSCSVDNLASVSFFSDISHVHFNASQQRRKGTTFLQKLKTTKSRAGSDPNHKGESVPALVSTASSDLSSLALSLTKEVSGDEEAESRDMAEELERCPLELLSEASVGGLGVGVLGSATSFCCGGPEAASTKLMQADDTEKSQNTVPRRPSAGGAGSLMFVRLRVHTSAGKKRGVGDLHLGSAKTLPRRDAWLALSQESSDELYAYLTHCRPDLCVLEGEGVEEEGEADRDEEEFVLIEDKGEEEEDKEEEEVFQRHRGSGDDWEMVLMEENGDKPTMLIDREPEGLSNIVESSHILEASHVRELCKELPPRTVSYTWQLKYSTSRHGSSLKSLYRKLSGTDSPVLIVIKDALDEIFGAFLSHPLRPSEKFYGTGETFLFMLHPRFKCFRWTGENSFFIKGDLDSFAIGGGSGHFGLWVDENLYLGRSSPCYTFNNCCLSETDDFRVMELEVWTFN
- the si:ch211-15d5.11 gene encoding oxidation resistance protein 1 isoform X3, with product MVWIEFDKERPRFRAACQSRHSRFCGTMGKQSLLQSLFHKYSCRNLYSDVNSKGLHGDTVFSISSQFSSNGSSSADSNVSSASAALITREQLVAAKGRNTNSTEDRGSSTPELDSGSGPKEKPQGETDVDCLDPHPAPPLSPSPEAEYDKLLDVEAVPLPDGQLCLLALPPECCQGEGPGATPYLKLFCRYITDRKGVVSGILLVTSNKIFFDPCKTLPLVKEHGCEEYLLSCSVDNLASVSFFSDISHVHFNASQQRRKGTTFLQKLKTTKSRAGSDPNHKGESVPALVSTASSDLSSLALSLTKEVSGDEEAESRDMAEELERCPLELLSEASVGGLGVGVLGSATSFCCGGPEAASTKLMQADDTEKSQNTVPRRPSAGGAGSLMFVRLRVHTSAGKKRGVGDLHLGSAKTLPRRDAWLALSQESSDELYAYLTHCRPDLCVLEGEGVEEEGEADRDEEEFVLIEDKGEEEEDKEEEEVFQRHRGSGDDWEMVLMEENGDKPTMLIDREPEGLSNIVESSHILEASHVRELCKELPPRTVSYTWQLKYSTSRHGSSLKSLYRKLSGTDSPVLIVIKDALDEIFGAFLSHPLRPSEKFYGTGETFLFMLHPRFKCFRWTGENSFFIKGDLDSFAIGGGSGHFGLWVDENLYLGRSSPCYTFNNCCLSETDDFRVMELEVWTFN